One Enterococcus silesiacus genomic window carries:
- a CDS encoding Snf2 family helicase, with translation MKWSIPERIVERGREYMKEGRVLSIVQDPEKKIWHAEVLGNELYRIQLDGTAKENDICECPYWKDHGYCKHTVAVELSLRQKGMSRIIKADQPVAFEKRSLSISEMFTKGFAKLNQVEEKNKVIPLVVEYIVDVIETNSYYPELAVLGVSLRLGNKGVKPKTYIIKNIGEFFQTFQKEGSFLINKQHHFDLINEAFSIENQELLEQLAAIYQTSQLLGANGIQVKGKIDKRYLVLPIDQGQQLLEKMSLIPHFQLNDDGIKYRHLSFVKGSLPIYFDISKQLDKTYKLMINDQITTFLSHYQWGFSKDQVFIFTQEQEAIYTTLLQLLKRIEKPEIIYEKSELSDLFGAVVPLLKRLGTVTVSDDVENEVVYHPLEAVLIFRKIKGMIKVRVDFTYGTVVFSTDNEHSVASGADQEVVRDGKKEQEILDQLIAFGYQKVTDGYEKALPAGERLYYFFKAEVPTFRRLGEVRMGKKLRELYLDAAHHQPMIEVSDADSWLDVRFDITGIAEQEIDAVLASLLRNDRFYTLETGEVLALDSEEFQQTSEILTLLRKNMKNVQGTIQVPRNQGLMIENMLENNAQAHFSASFKEMVSNLTHPEDFEAILPKKIQATLRNYQIDGFKWLKMLSYYQFGGILADEMGLGKTLQTITYLLSEKEEQQQKGAALIVAPASLIYNWVAEIKKFAPDLQAEVVAGNKLEREKLAKQADLDVLITSYASLRQDIDMYQELNLGYLILDEAQMVKNSGTKTAQALKSLVVPQRFALSGTPIENNLDELWSIFQMILPGLFPSKTLFRSMKPEEIAKMIQPFILRRDKKTVLADLPDKIESNLYSVLTEEQKTVYLAYLKQMQEDVSQMDQDTFKKNRLSILAGLTRLRQICCDPRLFIDDYTGGSGKLEQVKDLLVAAKENNRRVLLFSQFTSMLSIIETELHELGLSTFYLRGSTKPKERITMADAFNEGEKDVFLISLKAGGTGLNLTGADTVILYDLWWNPAVEEQAAGRAHRIGQKNVVEVWRMIAEGTVEEKMDSLQQEKRELFQKVIQGNEEQLAKMTEDDIRMILSIGE, from the coding sequence ATGAAGTGGAGTATTCCAGAACGAATTGTTGAACGAGGCAGGGAGTATATGAAAGAAGGCAGAGTCTTGTCTATCGTTCAAGACCCTGAGAAAAAAATCTGGCACGCCGAAGTACTTGGCAACGAATTATATCGTATTCAGCTAGATGGAACCGCCAAAGAAAATGATATTTGTGAATGCCCCTACTGGAAGGATCATGGCTATTGTAAACATACTGTAGCAGTTGAGTTATCTTTGCGTCAAAAAGGCATGTCAAGGATTATTAAAGCAGACCAGCCAGTAGCCTTTGAAAAGCGATCATTGTCTATTTCAGAGATGTTTACAAAAGGTTTTGCTAAATTGAATCAGGTAGAGGAGAAAAATAAAGTTATACCGCTAGTCGTTGAATACATTGTCGATGTCATTGAAACGAATAGTTATTATCCAGAATTAGCTGTTTTAGGTGTGTCTTTGCGTCTAGGTAATAAAGGCGTCAAACCAAAAACCTACATTATTAAAAATATTGGTGAGTTTTTCCAAACCTTTCAAAAAGAAGGGTCATTTTTGATCAATAAGCAACATCATTTTGACTTGATCAATGAGGCTTTTTCAATTGAAAATCAAGAACTGCTAGAACAATTAGCCGCAATCTACCAAACAAGTCAATTGCTCGGTGCAAATGGCATTCAAGTGAAAGGCAAGATCGACAAACGTTATCTTGTTTTACCCATCGACCAAGGGCAGCAACTACTTGAAAAGATGAGCCTAATTCCACATTTTCAATTAAACGATGACGGGATAAAGTATCGACATCTGTCATTTGTAAAGGGCTCGTTGCCAATCTATTTTGACATAAGCAAACAATTGGATAAGACATATAAATTAATGATCAACGACCAGATAACAACCTTTTTATCGCATTATCAATGGGGATTTAGTAAAGATCAGGTATTTATTTTTACACAGGAGCAAGAAGCAATCTATACAACCTTATTGCAGTTATTAAAGCGTATTGAAAAACCTGAGATCATTTATGAAAAGTCTGAGCTATCTGATTTATTTGGAGCAGTGGTGCCGTTATTGAAGCGTTTAGGAACAGTCACGGTTAGCGATGACGTGGAAAATGAAGTGGTCTACCATCCATTGGAGGCAGTGTTGATTTTCCGCAAAATCAAAGGAATGATTAAGGTCCGGGTAGATTTTACTTATGGAACAGTCGTGTTTTCGACAGATAATGAGCATTCTGTTGCCTCTGGAGCAGACCAAGAAGTTGTACGTGATGGTAAAAAGGAGCAAGAAATTTTAGATCAATTAATAGCATTTGGGTATCAAAAAGTCACTGACGGGTACGAAAAAGCTTTACCTGCTGGTGAACGACTGTATTACTTCTTTAAAGCGGAAGTTCCTACATTTCGTCGTTTAGGAGAAGTGCGCATGGGGAAAAAGCTGCGGGAATTATATTTAGACGCCGCGCATCATCAACCTATGATCGAAGTTTCAGACGCCGATTCTTGGCTGGATGTTCGCTTTGATATTACGGGGATTGCGGAGCAGGAAATCGATGCTGTTTTAGCTAGTTTATTACGCAATGACCGTTTTTATACATTAGAGACAGGCGAGGTTTTAGCTTTAGATTCAGAAGAATTTCAACAGACAAGTGAAATTTTGACACTGCTGAGAAAGAATATGAAAAATGTGCAGGGGACTATTCAAGTACCAAGAAATCAGGGCTTGATGATTGAAAATATGTTGGAAAACAATGCACAAGCACATTTTTCAGCTTCCTTTAAGGAGATGGTTTCAAACCTGACGCATCCAGAAGACTTTGAAGCTATTTTGCCTAAAAAAATCCAAGCTACACTTAGAAACTACCAAATCGATGGGTTTAAGTGGCTAAAAATGCTTAGCTATTACCAATTCGGTGGGATTTTAGCTGACGAAATGGGACTAGGAAAAACGCTTCAGACCATTACGTACTTATTATCTGAAAAAGAAGAACAACAGCAAAAAGGAGCAGCCCTCATTGTGGCTCCAGCCAGTCTGATTTATAACTGGGTAGCTGAAATTAAAAAATTTGCACCTGATTTACAGGCGGAAGTTGTGGCTGGAAATAAATTAGAACGTGAAAAACTTGCGAAGCAGGCAGACCTCGATGTTTTGATTACATCATATGCTAGTCTGAGACAAGATATCGATATGTATCAAGAATTGAATTTGGGTTACTTAATTTTAGATGAAGCTCAAATGGTTAAAAATAGTGGAACCAAAACAGCTCAGGCGCTAAAAAGCTTGGTAGTTCCTCAACGCTTTGCTTTGAGTGGTACACCGATTGAGAATAATTTAGATGAGTTGTGGTCGATCTTCCAAATGATTTTGCCTGGCTTATTCCCATCGAAAACCTTATTTAGGTCGATGAAACCAGAAGAAATCGCTAAAATGATTCAGCCCTTTATTTTAAGACGAGATAAGAAGACGGTACTGGCAGATCTTCCAGATAAGATTGAAAGTAATTTATATAGTGTGCTGACAGAAGAGCAAAAGACTGTCTACTTAGCTTATCTTAAGCAGATGCAAGAAGACGTCAGCCAAATGGATCAAGATACGTTTAAAAAGAATCGTTTAAGTATTTTGGCTGGTTTGACTCGTTTGCGCCAAATTTGCTGTGATCCTCGTTTATTTATTGATGATTACACAGGCGGCTCTGGAAAATTGGAACAAGTGAAAGATTTATTGGTTGCTGCTAAAGAAAATAATCGGCGTGTCTTGCTATTTTCTCAATTTACAAGTATGCTGTCGATTATTGAAACCGAATTACATGAGTTAGGCCTTTCGACCTTTTATTTAAGAGGTAGTACCAAGCCTAAAGAACGGATAACGATGGCTGATGCATTTAATGAAGGAGAAAAGGATGTCTTTTTAATTTCATTAAAAGCTGGTGGCACAGGCTTAAATTTAACAGGTGCAGATACCGTAATTTTATATGATTTATGGTGGAACCCAGCCGTGGAAGAGCAAGCAGCTGGACGAGCACATCGCATCGGTCAAAAAAATGTTGTGGAAGTCTGGCGGATGATCGCAGAAGGTACCGTTGAAGAAAAAATGGACTCTTTACAGCAAGAAAAACGCGAGTTGTTCCAAAAGGTAATCCAAGGAAATGAAGAACAATTAGCTAAAATGACTGAAGATGATATTCGAATGATCTTGAGTATTGGTGAATAA